The bacterium genome includes the window TAACATCGAGGTCGTTCCGGGCAAAATAATCGAAGGCGAGCGCTGTCCAGACTTCAAAAAAAGTCAGGCTTTCGAATCGCCCGGTTATCTCCTTAATCCGGTTTACCGATTTGACAACCTCTTCACATGATATACAGACGCCGTTCTGACGAATTCGTTCCCGGAAAGTGATAAGATGAGGCGAAGTGTACAGGCCGGTCTTCAAACCGGCCTCACGAAGTACAGAGTCTATCATTGCACAGACCGAACCCTTACCGTTCGTACCGGCGACATGAACGTACCGGCCATGTTCATGGGGACTACCCAGGGCATGGAGATAATCTCGGTACCGGTCGAGATTGAAATGGACAGTATCGTACTTCCACCCGGCGTGACGTTCATAGTCTATAAAGCTGTAGAGAAACCGGAGCGCCTCCTCGTATGTCGATACCTGGCTCATGAGCGTGCTTTCATAACACGTTCATGGATACTTTGCGCGGCCCGCCTGCCCGCGCCCATCGCCTGAATAACCGTGGCGGCCCCGGTAACGATATCTCCTCCGGCATATACCCGTTCCTTGCCGGTCTTGCCGGTCTCATCTGCGATAATATTGCCCCACTTGTTAATCGGCAGATCGGGTGTCGTCCTCGGAACAAGGGGATTCGGCAGATTTCCGATAGCAACGATGGCTGTATCGATTTCCACATCGAATTCCGATCCGGGAATGGGAACCGGTCTCCGCCTGCCCGAAGCATCGGGCTCGCCGAGTTCCATTTTCAGACACCGCACCGCCTGCACCATGCTGCGGTCATCACCGATAAATTCAATCGGAGCAGTGAGAAACATGAACTCGATCCCTTCCTGGCCGGCATGATGTACTTCTTCGGCTCTTGCCGGCATCTCGTCTTTGCTCCGGCGATAGAGAACCATCACCTTTTCGGGACCGAGTCTCAGGGCGGTACGCGCTGAATCCATCGCCACATTTCCGCCGCCGAATACTGCCACGCGCCTGCTTTTCGGCATGGGGGTATCGTATTCGGGATAGAGGTAACCTTTCATGAGATTTGAACGGGTCAGATACTCGTTCGCGCTGAAAATACCGCCGAGATTTTCACCGGGTATGCCTAAAAACACCGGCGCGCCCGCTCCTGTGGCAACATATACCGAATCGTACCCTTCATCGAGCAGGCCGTCGATGGTCTGTATGCGGCCGAT containing:
- the gltA gene encoding NADPH-dependent glutamate synthase: MAKNSMSIPRQPMPEQAPEQRVRNFREVPNGYDAETAMLEAERCLQCKARPCVAGCPVGVDIPGFIKLIKEGKFIEAAWKLKETNSLPAICGRVCPQEEQCEVLCVRGKKGEPVAIGRLERFAADYERAHGDMVVPQIAPPTGRKIAIIGSGPSGLTAAGDLAKLGHEVTIFEALHKPGGVLVYGIPEFRLPKVIVQAEISYLEKLGVKIRVNAVIGRIQTIDGLLDEGYDSVYVATGAGAPVFLGIPGENLGGIFSANEYLTRSNLMKGYLYPEYDTPMPKSRRVAVFGGGNVAMDSARTALRLGPEKVMVLYRRSKDEMPARAEEVHHAGQEGIEFMFLTAPIEFIGDDRSMVQAVRCLKMELGEPDASGRRRPVPIPGSEFDVEIDTAIVAIGNLPNPLVPRTTPDLPINKWGNIIADETGKTGKERVYAGGDIVTGAATVIQAMGAGRRAAQSIHERVMKARS